In Solanum pennellii chromosome 3, SPENNV200, a single window of DNA contains:
- the LOC107014201 gene encoding mediator of RNA polymerase II transcription subunit 18-like has protein sequence MECVVQGIIETQHVEALEILLQGLCGVRKQGLRIHELCLKSVPNLGSVESEIRLVCDLEKPEDTWTVRHVGGPMRGSGAEKISFLVRPVQERKITKNALIFFKNIGYKLDHEHLRVGFAFHFQRDALITVTVSSINKMLKLHAIDDAVPVTPGIHLVEVTAPTSSTNYNEVVASVSSFCEYLAPLLHLSKPGVSTGVVPTAAAAAASLMSDGRGTK, from the exons ATGGAgtgtgttgttcaaggaatTATTGAGACTCAA CATGTCGAAGCCCTTGAAATTCTGCTTCAAGGGCTTTGTGGTGTGCGTAAACAAGGCTTAAGGATCCATGAATTGTGCCTCAAAAGTGTTCCAAACTTAG GGTCAGTAGAATCAGAAATACGGCTTGTATGTGATCTTGAGAAGCCAGAAGACACATG GACTGTTAGGCATGTTGGTGGTCCGATGAGAGGTTCTGGCGCTGAAAAAATCTCATTCTTGGTGAGACCAGTGCAAGAAAGGAAAATAACCAAGAATGCACTAatcttctttaaaaatattggCTACAAGCTAGACCACGAGCATCTGAGAGTCGGTTTTGCATTTCATTTCCAAAGAGATGCCCTGATAACTGTAACAGTTTCATCCATCAATAAGATGTTGAAACTTCATGCTATCGATGATGCAGTGCCCGTTACTCCGGGCATTCATCTAGTTGAAGTGACTGCACCAACTTCATCTACAAATTATAATGAAGTTGTCGCGTCTGTATCGTCCTTCTGTGAATATCTTGCACC GCTCCTTCATTTGTCAAAACCTGGTGTCTCAACAGGGGTTGTTCCTACCGCTGCTGCAGCTGCTGCATCTCTCATGTCGGATGGTAGAGGCACCAAGTAA